A single region of the Marinobacter nanhaiticus D15-8W genome encodes:
- a CDS encoding 2-dehydropantoate 2-reductase produces the protein MTDSPRIVIFGAGSVGCYLGGRLLAAGANVVMVGRPKMEALFASTPLRVSDYLGVDHERSLTSGQYTSDPGAVAEADLVLLTVKSAATEEAGQQMAPHLKPGVPVISLQNGISNAERLEPLLPDQVVLAGMVPFNVLQKTPGHFHHGTEGQLMAAHSNTLTPAMLDTFARSGLPLTLQHNMTSVLWSKLLLNLNNPINALSGKPLRDELSQRSYRLCLAMAQRETLQLLNKARIRTVKLAAVPMPVIPMLMSLPDWLFRRLAQAMLAIDPLARSSMWEDLQAGRRTEVDWINGEVVHLAERLGRSAPVNQQLVSLIRDAEAGKIESWTGQALLETLKGK, from the coding sequence ATGACAGACTCCCCCCGTATCGTGATCTTTGGCGCTGGCAGTGTCGGCTGCTACCTGGGTGGACGCCTGCTCGCGGCGGGCGCAAACGTGGTGATGGTCGGGCGCCCGAAGATGGAAGCCCTGTTCGCATCGACACCGTTGCGGGTCAGCGATTATCTTGGTGTCGATCACGAGCGTTCGCTCACGTCCGGCCAGTATACGTCCGACCCGGGCGCTGTCGCCGAGGCCGATCTGGTGCTCCTGACCGTAAAATCCGCGGCCACCGAGGAGGCCGGTCAGCAGATGGCACCGCACCTGAAGCCCGGCGTTCCGGTCATCAGTCTGCAGAACGGCATCAGCAATGCTGAGCGCCTCGAGCCCCTACTACCGGATCAGGTGGTCCTGGCGGGCATGGTTCCATTCAACGTGTTGCAGAAAACGCCCGGGCATTTCCACCATGGCACCGAAGGTCAATTGATGGCCGCGCACAGCAATACGCTGACACCTGCAATGCTGGACACCTTCGCACGCTCCGGCCTGCCACTCACCTTGCAGCACAACATGACCTCGGTGCTCTGGTCCAAGCTGCTGCTGAACCTGAATAACCCCATCAATGCCCTATCCGGCAAACCGCTACGGGACGAACTCTCACAACGCAGCTACCGGCTCTGCCTCGCCATGGCTCAGCGCGAAACCCTGCAGCTGCTTAACAAAGCCCGTATTCGTACCGTCAAGCTGGCGGCGGTCCCGATGCCGGTAATTCCCATGCTCATGTCACTGCCGGACTGGCTGTTCCGGCGTCTGGCCCAGGCCATGCTGGCGATCGACCCGCTGGCTCGTTCCTCCATGTGGGAGGATCTCCAGGCCGGCCGGCGCACCGAGGTGGACTGGATTAACGGTGAAGTCGTGCATCTGGCCGAACGCCTGGGCCGTTCCGCCCCGGTCAACCAGCAACTGGTGTCGTTGATCCGTGATGCGGAGGCGGGGAAGATAGAAAGCTGGACGGGGCAGGCGTTACTTGAGACTCTTAAGGGCAAGTAG
- a CDS encoding GntR family transcriptional regulator — MEKPARNPRRKASVADTVYEALKDDIFEFRLIPGDKFSEGDVAARLAASRTPVREALYRLQREGYVEVLFRSGWQVKPFDFQQVEELYDLRVTLERAAMHKICRLASPPPVLRQLNALWRPDHPSERAIGSTARALDESFHCELVAAAGNREMARIHREITERLRIIRRLDFTRADRVDATYEEHAEILDALANNNPAEAAAKLTAHIRSSQMAVSEITMEKIREAAEAHKARRASGD, encoded by the coding sequence ATGGAAAAACCAGCACGTAATCCTCGCCGCAAAGCCAGCGTCGCGGACACGGTCTACGAGGCCCTCAAGGACGATATCTTCGAATTTCGCCTGATTCCCGGCGACAAGTTCAGCGAAGGCGATGTCGCCGCGCGTCTGGCCGCCAGCCGGACCCCGGTACGCGAGGCGCTCTATCGCCTGCAGCGGGAAGGCTATGTCGAGGTGCTGTTCCGCAGTGGCTGGCAGGTCAAGCCGTTCGACTTCCAGCAGGTGGAAGAGCTCTATGACCTACGCGTCACACTGGAGCGGGCGGCGATGCACAAGATCTGCCGGCTCGCTTCACCGCCGCCGGTGTTGCGCCAGCTCAATGCCCTCTGGCGGCCGGATCATCCGTCGGAGCGCGCCATCGGCAGTACCGCGCGGGCCCTGGACGAGAGCTTCCACTGCGAACTGGTCGCCGCTGCCGGCAACCGCGAGATGGCCCGCATTCATCGGGAAATTACCGAACGCCTGCGGATCATCCGTCGGCTGGACTTCACCCGCGCCGACAGGGTGGATGCCACCTACGAGGAGCACGCCGAAATCCTCGATGCCCTGGCCAACAACAATCCGGCCGAGGCCGCGGCGAAACTGACCGCCCATATTCGCAGTAGCCAGATGGCGGTCAGCGAAATCACCATGGAGAAGATCCGCGAGGCTGCCGAGGCGCACAAGGCGCGACGGGCCAGCGGCGACTGA
- the atzF gene encoding allophanate hydrolase: MPDILGWTISDWQQAYQGSSTPAQLLGDLQTSLDSNDSAWISVISPDQLEASLAELAHRLECAEGDHSRLPLYGIPFAVKDNIDVVGFETTAACPAFAYTPEHDAVVVARLKAAGAIVMGKTNLDQFATGLVGARSPYGAVPNSFDSEVISGGSSSGSASVVARGLVPFALGTDTAGSGRVPAGLNNLVGLKPTKGAISINGVVPACRTLDCVSIFAHTLEDSRTVFDLVAIPEPADPFSRAHPAAFSTDEPAIRRPGVIRRLAVPANPDWFGDTQNEAAWQVTLEQWKALGYTLMPVDFSPLFALAALLYEGPWVAERHAAVEDFMADHADSMNPVVRGIIEKASQFSATDTFKAMYRKEALVRSIDQLLAETDALLVPTAPITPTRAQVEADPVGVNSLLGTYTNFVNLADMSALAIPAGFRTDGLPFGQTLISGAWRDADLQQIAGLWMNAYPTPIGATDRDRQPEAPFIASDANDMIAVAVVGAHLSGMPLNIQLTERNAERLEETTTASTYRLYALPDTTPPKPGLRRVDPADGAAIIVEVWQMPASAFGSFVDLVPPPLGIGNVELSDGRWVNGFICEGYALDGARDVTAFGGWRAYIDAVKTERA; this comes from the coding sequence ATGCCCGACATACTCGGATGGACGATCAGCGACTGGCAGCAGGCCTACCAGGGAAGCAGTACACCGGCGCAGTTGCTCGGCGACCTGCAGACCTCGCTGGATAGTAACGATAGCGCCTGGATCAGCGTGATCAGTCCGGACCAACTCGAAGCCAGCCTGGCGGAGCTGGCCCATCGACTGGAATGCGCCGAAGGTGATCACAGCCGCCTGCCCCTTTACGGCATTCCATTTGCGGTGAAGGACAACATCGATGTGGTGGGTTTCGAGACGACGGCCGCGTGCCCGGCATTCGCCTACACACCGGAGCACGATGCTGTCGTCGTCGCCCGGCTAAAGGCCGCCGGAGCGATCGTGATGGGCAAGACCAACCTGGACCAGTTTGCCACGGGCCTCGTGGGTGCGCGGTCGCCCTATGGTGCGGTGCCCAATAGCTTCGACAGCGAAGTCATTAGCGGCGGGTCCAGTTCGGGCTCAGCTTCGGTCGTGGCGCGCGGCCTGGTGCCCTTCGCACTGGGAACAGACACGGCGGGGTCCGGGCGCGTACCTGCGGGTCTCAATAACCTGGTAGGCCTCAAGCCCACTAAAGGTGCAATCAGTATCAACGGGGTGGTTCCCGCCTGCCGCACGCTGGACTGCGTGTCCATTTTTGCGCACACCCTGGAAGATTCGCGCACCGTCTTTGATCTGGTGGCGATACCTGAACCGGCGGATCCATTTTCGCGGGCGCATCCAGCCGCTTTCTCGACAGACGAACCGGCGATCCGCAGGCCGGGCGTTATCCGGCGGCTTGCCGTGCCGGCGAACCCAGACTGGTTTGGTGATACGCAAAACGAGGCCGCCTGGCAGGTCACCCTCGAACAGTGGAAGGCGCTGGGCTATACGCTGATGCCTGTCGACTTCTCGCCGTTGTTCGCGCTGGCCGCATTGCTCTATGAAGGGCCCTGGGTGGCCGAACGGCATGCGGCCGTGGAAGATTTTATGGCTGATCATGCGGACAGCATGAACCCGGTGGTTCGGGGCATCATCGAAAAAGCCAGCCAGTTCTCGGCAACGGACACCTTCAAGGCGATGTATCGCAAGGAGGCCCTGGTCAGGAGCATTGACCAGTTGCTGGCCGAAACGGACGCCCTACTGGTGCCCACGGCGCCAATCACACCGACCCGGGCCCAGGTCGAAGCCGATCCGGTGGGCGTCAACAGCTTGCTGGGCACCTACACCAATTTCGTCAATCTCGCCGATATGAGCGCACTGGCGATCCCTGCGGGGTTTCGAACCGACGGTTTGCCGTTCGGGCAAACGTTGATCAGCGGCGCCTGGCGGGACGCGGATCTCCAGCAGATCGCCGGGCTGTGGATGAACGCCTACCCGACGCCGATTGGCGCTACCGACCGTGATCGTCAGCCCGAAGCGCCTTTTATAGCCAGCGATGCCAACGACATGATCGCGGTGGCCGTGGTCGGTGCCCACCTGAGCGGGATGCCGTTGAACATCCAGTTGACGGAGCGGAATGCCGAACGGCTGGAGGAAACCACCACGGCGTCCACCTATCGGCTGTACGCCCTGCCTGATACGACACCCCCCAAACCGGGTTTGCGCCGGGTCGATCCGGCAGACGGGGCGGCTATCATCGTCGAGGTCTGGCAGATGCCGGCATCGGCCTTCGGCTCGTTCGTGGATCTGGTGCCACCGCCCCTGGGCATCGGCAATGTGGAGCTCTCCGATGGGCGCTGGGTGAACGGGTTTATCTGTGAAGGCTATGCGCTGGACGGTGCTCGGGACGTGACCGCGTTTGGCGGCTGGCGTGCCTATATCGACGCTGTGAAAACCGAACGTGCTTGA